In Gossypium arboreum isolate Shixiya-1 chromosome 5, ASM2569848v2, whole genome shotgun sequence, a single genomic region encodes these proteins:
- the LOC108453583 gene encoding LOW QUALITY PROTEIN: G-type lectin S-receptor-like serine/threonine-protein kinase At4g27290 (The sequence of the model RefSeq protein was modified relative to this genomic sequence to represent the inferred CDS: substituted 1 base at 1 genomic stop codon), with product MADSNIVKKNMATMRKFPFISLLVFSCFYLQVYNGRVSATDTLFQGQNMTASGQLTSYGNAFELGFFSLGSTNVYLVIRMKNVATKDIVWVANRDLPFTGSSTILTINDDGCLVIANGRATYRVSDDPSSSQNVSATLLDSGNLVLRDGNMDILWQSFDYPSNTFLPGMKFGYNNKTGKVWSLTSWLDQADPNKGNFELKMDPKKSNGVFLMRGTEILWMSGPWNGYGFAFMPEMLSPYIFNYFNYSMYSDENETYFSYSVYNSSVITRFIIDVTGHMRELVWFEESQQWMSIWFEPGQFCEVLNSCGPFSSCSEDTTSCRCLRGFYPSGKQHGQDGGCMRRVALTCGNGDNRDMFFRMNDVRYPVSSTQKINSSYNFPSGPQVSNSDAKACREACLSNCTCSAYAYNTSGLCLRWHGDILGLEQLSAKDPNGRTIFIKLAASEFDNGRGANWYLWIIAISIVLLVFLPSSYIVIRRKKRFKNKGDREDPSQDILLFDMEMSITTSSSDFSGSENPRKRKRKDAPFPLFSFDSVSLATDNFSSENKLGEGGFGPVYKGKLLNGQEIAVKRLSKRSGQGLEELKNETMLIAKLQHRNLVRLLGCCLEQGEKILIYEFMPNKSLDSFLFGSNSEGLLDWGTRVRIIEGIAQGLLYLHQYSRLRIIHRDLKASNILLDGEMNPKISDFGLARMFGADKLQANTNRIVGTYGYMSPEYAMEGLFSIKSDVFSFGVLLLEIVSGKKSTGFYHSSSLNLIGHASDKLSPLNRNLILSFESEXFFFFFILSRVSHSNFLVLLQAWELWKGDRVIELMDTKLEDQVSYPMLHRYTNVALLCVQEMAADRPTMSEVVSMLTNELTVLKSPKKPAFSNARSTTNSSNQPEKFSVNDVTVSLMEPR from the exons ATGGCTGACTCCAATATTGTCAAGAAAAACATGGCAACCATGAGAAAATTTCCATTTATCTCCTTGCTTGTTTTTTCATGCTTTTACTTGCAGGTTTACAATGGAAGAGTTTCAGCCACTGATACCCTTTTCCAAGGGCAAAACATGACAGCCTCAGGTCAGTTAACATCTTACGGAAATGCTTTTGAATTAGGGTTCTTTTCACTAGGATCAACAAATGTATATTTGGTGATTCGGATGAAGAATGTTGCAACCAAGGATATTGTGTGGGTTGCCAATAGAGACCTTCCTTTCACTGGTTCATCTACGATTCTCACCATCAATGATGATGGATGCCTTGTGATTGCGAATGGCAGAGCAACTTATAGAGTGAGTGATGATCCATCATCAAGCCAAAACGTGAGTGCAACGCTGTTGGATTCTGGGAATTTGGTTCTAAGAGATGGGAATATGGATATACTATGGCAGAGCTTTGATTACCCTTCAAACACTTTTTTGCCTGGGATGAAGTTTGGTTACAATAATAAAACTGGAAAAGTTTGGTCCTTAACATCTTGGTTAGATCAAGCGGACCCAAATAAAGGGAATTTTGAGCTGAAAATGGATCCTAAAAAATCAAATGGAGTGTTCCTCATGAGGGGTACTGAAATATTATGGATGAGTGGGCCTTGGAATGGGTATGGTTTTGCTTTCATGCCTGAAATGCTTTCGCCCTACATCTTCAACTACTTCAACTACAGCATGTATAGTGATGAAAACGAAACATATTTTTCGTATTCAGTGTATAATTCTTCTGTTATAACTAGATTCATCATCGATGTCACCGGACATATGAGAGAACTTGTGTGGTTTGAAGAGTCTCAACAATGGATGTCGATTTGGTTTGAACCAGGACAATTTTGTGAGGTTTTAAACTCTTGTGGCCCATTCAGCAGCTGCAGTGAGGATACCACCAGTTGCAGGTGCTTGCGGGGTTTTTATCCATCGGGAAAGCAACATGGCCAGGATGGTGGATGTATGAGGAGAGTGGCCCTAACATGTGGGAATGGAGATAATAGGGACATGTTCTTCAGGATGAATGATGTGAGGTATCCTGTAAGTTCAACTCAGAAAatcaattcatcatataattTCCCATCAGGCCCTCAAGTTTCAAACTCCGACGCAAAAGCATGCAGAGAAGCTTGCTTGAGTAATTGCACCTGCAGTGCATATGCATATAACACAAGTGGCCTTTGCTTGAGGTGGCACGGTGACATTCTTGGTCTCGAACAACTGTCAGCAAAGGATCCAAATGGACGTACAATCTTCATCAAACTTGCAGCTTCTGAATTTGACAATGGAAGAG GAGCCAATTGGTACCTATGGATAATTGCAATTTCTATTGTTTTACTGGTGTTTCTTCCTTCATCTTACATTGTTATTCGGCGGAAGAAGCGTTTTAAAAACAAAG GGGACAGAGAAGATCCAAGCCAGGATATACTACTCTTTGATATGGAGATGAGCATCACAACGAGTAGCAGTGATTTTTCGGGTTCCGAAAACCCCAGAAAACGGAAGAGGAAGGATGCCCCATTTCCACTGTTTAGCTTTGATAGTGTATCGCTAGCTACTGATAACTTCTCCTCGGAGAATAAGCTGGGAGAAGGGGGATTTGGACCTGTTTATAAG GGAAAACTATTAAATGGACAAGAAATAGCAGTGAAAAGGCTTTCGAAACGGTCCGGGCAAGGTCTCGAAGAGTTAAAAAATGAGACGATGCTTATAGCAAAGCTTCAACATAGGAACCTTGTTAGACTATTGGGTTGCTGTTTAGAACAAGGAGAAAAGATTTTGAtctatgagttcatgcctaacaAAAGCTTGGATTCATTTCTTTTCG GTTCAAACAGTGAAGGATTACTAGATTGGGGAACACGAGTTCGAATAATCGAGGGGATTGCGCAAGGTCTGCTGTATCTTCACCAATATTCGAGATTAAGGATCATACATCGAGATCTTAAGGCAAGCAATATCCTTTTAGACGGTGAAATGAACCCGAAAATATCAGATTTTGGGTTGGCAAGAATGTTTGGTGCTGACAAGTTACAAGCGAATACTAATAGGATTGTAGGAACTTA TGGTTATATGTCGCCTGAGTATGCTATGGAAGGCCTTTTCTCCATTAAATCCGACGTATTCAGCTTCGGTGTGCTGCTGTTGGAGATAGTGAGTGGCAAGAAGAGCACTGGCTTTTACCATAGCAGTTCTCTTAATCTAATTGGACATGCGAGTGACAAGCTTTCTCCATTAAACCGAAACTTGATACTCTCATTCGAGTctgagtaattttttttttttttcattttatctcGAGTTTCACATTCAAACTTCTTGGTTTTACTTCAGGCATGGGAATTGTGGAAAGGAGATAGAGTTATTGAGTTGATGGATACTAAATTGGAAGACCAAGTTTCATATCCTATGCTGCACAGATACACTAATGTGGCTCTTCTTTGTGTTCAAGAAATGGCAGCTGATAGACCGACAATGTCGGAAGTTGTTTCCATGCTTACCAATGAGCTCACAGTTCTAAAATCTCCCAAAAAGCCTGCTTTCTCTAATGCAAGGAGTACGACAAATAGTTCAAATCAGCCTGAAAAATTTTCAGTAAATGACGTCACAGTTTCGTTAATGGAACCTCGATAG